In Chrysoperla carnea chromosome 2, inChrCarn1.1, whole genome shotgun sequence, the following proteins share a genomic window:
- the LOC123292905 gene encoding zinc finger MYM-type protein 1-like: MNECTPSTSSESTKSPPESKLLDSSEEELNKKYNEFSTFALNDPGHDINAIDITGLSLRGHDEKENSFNRGNLLELLTLRAKDKKETYEGLLKSKLNYTSARTQNEIIGIIKTKIIQDIVEEINTSSSFSLICDETTDIATKEQLSICVRYPFQTNNKDFKIKERFLGFVDVKDTLATTLFSTIKEYLENTGIDLKKMRGQAYDGASNMSGKFNGVSAKFKSIEPRAIYTHCHAHLIDLAILFEAAVVNDRQFKLISFIEIVILLHTVSTTPM; encoded by the exons ATGAATGAGTGTACTCCATCGACTAGTTCTGAGTCGACTAAGAGTCCACCTGAGTCGAAATTGTTGGATTCATCCGAAGAGgagttaaataaaaagtataatgaaTTTTCAACATTTGCATTAAATGACCCTGGACATGATATCAACGCTATCGATATCACG GGCTTGTCTTTAAGAGGCCATGATGAAAAAGAAAACTCTTTTAACAGAGGTAATTTGTTAGAACTATTGACATTAAGGGCAAAAGACAAAAAAGAAACATACGAAGGTTTGCTTAAGTCAAAACTTAATTACACCAGTGCTCGaacacaaaatgaaattattgggatcattaaaaccaaaattattcaaGACATTGTTGAAGAAATCAACACATCCTCGTCATTTTCCTTAATTTGTGACGAAACAACCGACATAGCCACTAAGGAGCAACTATCTATTTGTGTACGATACCCCTTTCAAACCAATAATAAagactttaaaataaaagagcGATTTTTAGGATTTGTGGATGTAAAGGATACACTTGCTACAACATTGTTTTCAACCATCAAAGAATACCTTGAAAATACAGGTATTGATTTGAAGAAAATGCGAGGCCAAGCTTACGATGGTGCCTCAAATATGAGTGGCAAATTTAATGGCGTCTCAGCCaagtttaaatcaattgaaCCGAGAGCAATATATACTCATTGTCATGCTCACTTAATAGATTTGGCTATT CTGTTTGAAGCGGCTGTTGTAAATGACAGACAATTTAAATTGATATCATTTATAGAAATCGTGATATTATTACACACCGTTTCAACAACGCCAATGTAA